Proteins found in one Elgaria multicarinata webbii isolate HBS135686 ecotype San Diego chromosome 12, rElgMul1.1.pri, whole genome shotgun sequence genomic segment:
- the TMPRSS13 gene encoding transmembrane protease serine 13, with translation MQKQSRTSLPKVLCCAGIQKSNPVGHGQALCSFAKSFRLRRAWLCLIGTRRSSFPLVEDCLGSCSSWWLGGEGDEAAGPLKVARKSHDYFCLGLLCPQDSPPPHHGKLTPGPLVLPPAPPTVTPSEEPVQGIAFRADPAEPRVGPLPRMARGSARAAAAAAAAGSSTPTFKASWGMGQKRVALIACVLVLIVLLLGVILLFLFWRSSTGIVYKEPAESCDERAVRCDGVADCSQRSDELDCVRFGWNQSLLHVYSGAEKRWLPVCSQAWTEDFSRMTCRQLGFLNASQTEYVPLPFSGKSLAAGQLHDTIQQSLNSSQCLSGKYVSLRCTSCGQRISGRIVGGTEASASKWPWQVSLQYGSTHICGGTIIDPQWVLTAAHCFFMNSVKILDEWKVYAGASDLKHLTEGIPVAQVIINANYSDDHDDYDIALMKLSRPLPLSAHVRPACLPMSGQRFLPGRTCSITGFGKVNEQEENTSPKLREAEVKIIDYRLCNSQSVYEGYLTPRMMCAGYLQGGRDSCQGDSGGPLVCQDSNRWYLAGVTSWGTGCGQKNKPGVYTQVTKLLSWIHSKMESQSS, from the exons ATGCAGAAGCAGTCCAGGACATCTCTGCCAAAGGTCTTGTGCTGTGCTGGGATCCAGAAGAGCAACCCTGTGGGTCACGGACAGGCCTTGTGCTCCTTCGCCAAAAGCTTCCGACTCAGAAGGGCTTGGCTGTGCCTCATTGGCACGAGGAGGAGCAGCTTCCCCTTGGTCGAAG aCTGCCTTGGGTCCTGCAGCAGCTGGTGGCTGGGAGGAGAGGGAGATGAGGCAGCAGGTCCATTGAAAGTGGCT aggaagagcCATGACTACTTCTGCCTCGGCCTTCTTTGCCCACAGGACAGTCCACCCCCACATCATGGCAAGCTGACTCCTGGTCCCTTGGTCTTGCCGCCTGCTCCGCCCACCGTCACCCCATCCGAAGAGCCAGTCCAAGGAATTGCCTTTCGAGCTGACCCTGCAGAGCCCAGAGTGGGTCCTCTGCCCCGCATGGCTCGTGGGAGTGCAAGGG ccgctgctgctgctgccgccgccggctcctCCACCCCAACTTTCAAGGCATCGTGGGGGATGGGCCAGAAGAGGGTGGCCCTGATTGCCTGCGTGCTGGTCCTCATTGTGCTGCTGCTTGGCGTCATCCTGCTAT tcTTGTTCTGGCGATCCAGCACCGGCATCGTGTACAAGGAGCCGGCCGAGAGCTGCGATGAGCGCGCCGTGCGCTGCGACGGGGTCGCGGACTGCTCGCAGAGGAGTGACGAGCTGGACTGCG TGCGCTTCGGCTGGAACCAGTCCTTGCTCCACGTCTACTCCGGGGCCGAGAAGCGCTGGCTGCCCGTGTGCAGCCAGGCCTGGACGGAGGACTTCTCCAGAATGACCTGCCGGCAGCTGGGATTCCTAAA TGCCTCCCAAACGGAGTATGTCCCTCTGCCTTTCTCTGGGAAAAGCCTTGCGGCTGGACAGCTGCACGACACCATACAGCAGAGTCTCAACAG CTCCCAGTGTCTCTCTGGAAAATACGTTTCCCTCCGATGCACAA GCTGCGGCCAACGGATATCTGGCCGCATTGTTGGCGGCACCGAAGCGTCAGCCAGTAAGTGGCCCTGGCAAGTGAGCCTCCAGTATGGGTCAACTCACATCTGTGGAGGAACCATCATTGATCCGCAGTGGGTGCTCACCGCTGCCCACTGCTTCTTCAT GAACAGTGTGAAGATTCTGGATGAGTGGAAGGTGTATGCTGGGGCCTCCGATCTCAAGCATCTGACGGAGGGCATCCCTGTTGCCCAGGTGATCATCAACGCTAACTACAGCGATGACCACGATGACTATGACATTGCGCTGATGAAACTCTCCCGGCCCCTGCCCCTCTCAG CTCACGTGCGCCCGGCCTGCCTGCCAATGTCTGGCCAGAGGTTCCTTCCTGGGAGGACCTGCTCCATCACGGGCTTTGGCAAGGTCAATGAACAGGAAG AGAACACGTCCCCCAAGCTGCGGGAGGCAGAGGTGAAGATCATCGACTACCGACTCTGCAACAGCCAGAGTGTCTATGAGGGCTATCTGACTCCCCGCATGATGTGCGCGGGCTACTTGCAAGGTGGCCGAGACTCCTGCCAG GGTgacagtggtggccccctggtcTGTCAGGACAGCAACCGTTGGTACTTGGCTGGTGTCACCAGCTGGGGGACCGGCTGCGGCCAGAAGAACAAGCCAGGTGTCTACACGCAGGTCACAAAGCTACTCAGCTGGATTCACAGCAAAATGGAG AGCCAGAGCAGCTGA